The genomic DNA GGGCGCCCTCCCACACGATGACCCCGTTGATCACGAATGCCGGCAACCTCATGGCGACGCAGCTCTGGACGAAGTCCATGTCAGCGGGAGCCGTCAAGACGAGCACTTCCGCCCCCTCCTGCGCGATGATCCTCACCAAGCGCTTCGCCTCGCTGTCCGCCTCGTCATAGTCCAGGGATCGGATCTCGATGATGTTGGGCATCGTGGTGGAACCCTCCCCTCAAGGCTCCAGCAACCTGCGTGCCAGGTTGATCCTGTGCCTTGCGTTAACACGGGCTGCGGCGGACACGTGCGACTGAACAACTTGTTACAGGTACTGTTCAATATTGACCGGAAGCACTTCCTTTAGGGAGAGTACGAGCTCGGGACAGGGAGATGAACAGTAGTAGTACCCTTCGCGATCGAGGTGGTAGGTTTCTCCCGCGTGCTCGCCAGACGACGCAGAGATTTTGTGCCCGCCGACAAGGACGACCGCTCGCATGAAGTCTAGTCCGGTCAAAACGTCGGGGTCCACGCCATCCAGGGCTGGGTCATCTTTGAGCCGCAATACGTAGACAATGCTGTTATTGAGCGTCTTGAAAAGGCGCCCTCCCTCGGGCGGGACAGGTTCGAAATCCCCATGTGGCGCCAACTGATTTAGCCAACCCTCGAGCGTTTCCACTGCCTCACGTATCTTCGACACAGTTGACCTCCCAGCGTTTTCGATACTGTTGATTGACGAACACCGCGGCACGAAGGAGTGGGTGATTACGTCGTATATGTGTCATCTCACGCACCCTCCTCGGATGCGAACGCTCTCTTGATGCACTCGAAAGCCCAGTTGATCCGCTTTGTCTCTTCCTCCGCAGTCTCTCGCAGTTTTGTTCCGAGCGCAGCGACTCGATCCGGGTGGTATTCCTGAATTCGCTTCCTGTATGCCGCGCGGGCCTCCTCGTAACTTGTATCGCGGCCGACCCCAAGAATGTCGTAGGGATCGTCAGACGGTCGGCTGGTGCCTCCGCGCTGACGGCGGGACCCATCGCTTTGACGACTTGGCCCTGTTCCCCCCGGGGCGATGGGCTCAACAATCACGTTGCCGGAGCGTCCGACTTTGACTCGGAACCTGCACGGACAATTCGGACATTGGACAGTGCCGGTCTTTATGGGATACCTGAGACGGAGCTTCATTCCGCACGTACAGGTGATTGTTTCGTCGTTTCTTATTGGCGGTTCCTTAGCGATGGGTTCGACATCGACCTTTCCGGAACGGCCAACCTTGATTAGAAACCTGCGCAGACACTTCGGACACTGGACAGTGCCGATCTCTATGGGATTCCTGAGACGGATACTCTGTCCGCAGGGACAGGTGAAGGTCAGGTCTTTTCTTGAAGGCGGTTCCTCAAAGTCAACGGGCTCGCCGGTGAGATCCCGAATACGCCTTTGGACTTCGACCCGAAGCTGTACCGCCTTCTCGGAACGCCTTCGGCACAGCTCATCGAAGATCTCGCCGAGTCGGGCAGGATTATTCCAGTGCCCCTTTGCCATCTGTCTGAGTTCGAAGTGGCTCAGATTGAGGTATGGGCGCGACATTGACTACCTGGCCCCTTCGTGACGGCTTCGTCCACCGGTGGCAGCGTTTCGACTCTGGGGAAAGGACAGCAACGTACTCTCGCAGAACATGTACTTCAGCCCGCTTCCTGTACCGCGTACCGTCGGTAAGTACCTCCGCCGATCAGTCTGTGCGCCAGAGGCCTCTCTCGGTGCTTGCTCCCTCGCTGCGTCTGGGCCTGTGCAACGCATTAGTGGATTCCCCACAAATGGGGCACTCTTACTCCTCCTCGAAGGCGAAGTCGTCGAACTTCAGGGTGCGGGCGTTCTCGGTGACGATGCTGACGGTGCGGTCGTCGATGCCGGCCGGGA from Thermoanaerobaculales bacterium includes the following:
- a CDS encoding J domain-containing protein, which encodes MSRPYLNLSHFELRQMAKGHWNNPARLGEIFDELCRRRSEKAVQLRVEVQRRIRDLTGEPVDFEEPPSRKDLTFTCPCGQSIRLRNPIEIGTVQCPKCLRRFLIKVGRSGKVDVEPIAKEPPIRNDETITCTCGMKLRLRYPIKTGTVQCPNCPCRFRVKVGRSGNVIVEPIAPGGTGPSRQSDGSRRQRGGTSRPSDDPYDILGVGRDTSYEEARAAYRKRIQEYHPDRVAALGTKLRETAEEETKRINWAFECIKRAFASEEGA